One region of Acidiferrobacteraceae bacterium genomic DNA includes:
- a CDS encoding RidA family protein, whose protein sequence is MSRKIIQTDKAPKAIGTYSQAVACGTTVYLSGQIPLDPESGDLVDGDVRAQITRVFDNLQAVAEAAGGGLNDVAKLNVFLTDLSHFPLVNEVMASYFAEPYPARAAVGVAALPKGAAVEMDAILELGS, encoded by the coding sequence ATGAGCAGAAAGATCATTCAGACCGACAAGGCACCCAAGGCCATTGGCACCTATTCCCAGGCGGTGGCCTGCGGCACCACCGTGTATCTTTCGGGCCAGATTCCCCTGGACCCGGAATCCGGCGACCTGGTCGATGGCGATGTACGCGCACAGATTACGCGCGTGTTTGACAATCTGCAGGCGGTGGCGGAGGCCGCCGGTGGGGGATTGAACGATGTGGCCAAGCTGAATGTCTTTCTTACCGACCTGTCCCACTTCCCGCTGGTGAACGAGGTGATGGCTTCCTATTTCGCTGAGCCGTACCCGGCCCGTGCCGCCGTCGGTGTCGCCGCCTTGCCCAAAGGCGCGGCGGTGGAGATGGATGCCATCCTGGAACTTGGGTCCTGA
- the gmk gene encoding guanylate kinase gives MADGTLYILSAPSGAGKSSLAKALVESTPDVTVSVSHTTRAPRPGEEDGVHYHFVDRDTFQAMVDRGEFLEHAKVFDNFYGTSQKAVQDELDRGKDVILDIDWQGARNVKARMNKAVGIFILPPSREELQRRLRGRGQDSDEIIARRMRDAISEMSHFDEFDYVIVNDDFDAALGDLQCILRGEPEQRRPLALDPRDLLR, from the coding sequence ATGGCTGACGGTACCTTATATATACTCTCGGCCCCCTCGGGGGCGGGCAAGAGCTCACTGGCCAAGGCCCTGGTCGAATCCACGCCCGATGTAACGGTCTCGGTGTCCCACACCACCCGGGCGCCCCGCCCGGGCGAGGAAGACGGGGTGCATTACCATTTCGTCGACCGCGATACCTTTCAGGCCATGGTGGATCGGGGCGAATTCCTCGAGCATGCCAAGGTTTTCGACAATTTCTACGGTACGTCGCAGAAGGCGGTGCAGGACGAGCTCGACCGGGGCAAGGATGTGATCCTGGACATCGACTGGCAGGGGGCCCGCAACGTCAAGGCCCGGATGAACAAGGCGGTAGGCATCTTCATCCTTCCGCCGTCGCGGGAAGAGCTGCAGCGGCGCCTGCGTGGCCGTGGCCAGGACAGCGACGAGATCATCGCCCGGCGCATGCGTGATGCGATCTCGGAAATGAGTCATTTCGACGAATTCGACTACGTCATCGTCAACGACGATTTTGACGCCGCGCTCGGGGATTTGCAGTGCATTTTACGCGGGGAGCCGGAACAGCGACGGCCCCTGGCCCTGGATCCCCGGGATTTGCTGCGCTAG
- a CDS encoding heme-binding protein codes for MRICALLLFSLFAASAVAAEPPYVKTRVLSVESANAVAMGAIRACTKEGYQVAVAVVDRNGNLLAFIRNPLAGGHTIQLAKDKAFTAATLQGSTLELGRSVRFLQGVKHISTIGGGVAIKAGGQMYGAVGVSGAPMKKKPGDLDDHCAQEGIKAIQEELEFAS; via the coding sequence ATGAGAATCTGTGCGCTATTGCTGTTCAGTCTGTTCGCCGCCAGCGCGGTCGCCGCCGAACCCCCCTATGTGAAGACCCGTGTCTTGTCCGTGGAATCGGCCAATGCCGTGGCCATGGGTGCAATTCGGGCGTGTACCAAGGAGGGCTACCAGGTCGCGGTCGCGGTCGTGGATCGCAACGGGAACCTGCTGGCGTTCATTCGCAATCCATTGGCTGGAGGTCACACGATCCAACTTGCAAAGGACAAGGCCTTCACCGCCGCGACCCTGCAGGGATCGACCCTGGAACTGGGACGCAGCGTGAGATTCCTTCAGGGTGTGAAACACATCAGCACCATCGGCGGCGGCGTAGCCATCAAGGCCGGCGGCCAGATGTATGGTGCCGTCGGTGTGTCGGGCGCGCCCATGAAGAAGAAGCCTGGAGATCTGGATGATCATTGTGCCCAGGAGGGCATCAAGGCCATACAGGAAGAATTGGAATTCGCTTCGTGA
- a CDS encoding bifunctional (p)ppGpp synthetase/guanosine-3',5'-bis(diphosphate) 3'-pyrophosphohydrolase, whose amino-acid sequence MSMKTPSTNSASPLTTSPESSAKPSPKAKKLRKKANRNPAKPKSPRKTDTTASGPDWQSKRLLVSDLCEVLETYLPPEAVANVYRAYLFGAEAHKGQMRKSGEPYIHHPLEVAHILAGMHLDSRSLMAAVLHDTIEDTATAKDQIATEFGDDVAELVDAVSKISQMRFRTKEEEQAENFRKMLLAMTRDIRVIMIKLADRLHNLRTIAALPLVKRRGIARETLDIYAPIANRLGVRQWAAELEDLSFEALYPRRYRILSAALQKRHGNRKAVFEKIHDAMVNQLQQEGVQSEVTGREKNVYSIYKKMKQKGLPFEQVHDIYGFRIIVDSVDNCYRTLGIVHNLYKPIPGRFKDYIAIPKANGYQSLHTVVFGPFGVPIEIQIRTRDMHRVADVGVASHWLYKSGEESSSSAHETALRWLKDLLDIQQKAGNPREFLEHLKVDLFPDEVYVFTPRGDIKKLPRGATIIDFAYDVHTDIGNRCAGARVNHELVPLRHELHNGDHIEILTSEWSRPNPSWLDFVITGKARANIRNFLKQQQHGEAARLGARLLDRALEGMHTNIANVAAEQKHILVQELKLPDWDTLLSEIGLGNRQAALVARQLIPEAEESAEGPGKGRVLAIRGTEGVVVNFARCCRPIPGDPILGFLSAGKGIVVHAENCPNVAEFRKHPERWIDVQWEPETEGVYPVNVRIETANRRGVLAAIASIISDQESNIDSVSFDERDGQYTTMNFTIEVRNRAHLARIMRVIRSNESVVRINRVKG is encoded by the coding sequence ATGTCGATGAAGACACCCTCAACGAACTCCGCGTCGCCCCTGACGACCTCGCCGGAGTCATCGGCGAAGCCATCCCCGAAAGCGAAGAAGCTCCGGAAGAAGGCGAATCGCAATCCGGCGAAGCCGAAGAGCCCTCGGAAGACTGATACCACTGCCTCCGGTCCCGACTGGCAGTCGAAGCGGCTGCTGGTCAGTGACCTGTGCGAGGTCCTCGAGACCTACCTGCCACCCGAAGCGGTCGCCAACGTCTACCGCGCCTACCTGTTCGGTGCCGAGGCCCACAAGGGCCAGATGCGCAAGAGCGGCGAGCCCTACATCCACCATCCCCTGGAAGTCGCCCACATCCTCGCGGGCATGCACCTCGACAGCCGCTCGCTGATGGCGGCGGTGCTGCACGATACGATCGAAGACACGGCGACGGCCAAGGACCAGATCGCGACCGAATTCGGCGACGATGTGGCAGAACTGGTGGACGCCGTCAGCAAGATCAGCCAGATGCGCTTCCGCACCAAGGAGGAAGAGCAGGCCGAGAATTTCCGCAAGATGCTGCTGGCCATGACGCGCGATATTCGCGTGATCATGATCAAGCTCGCCGACCGCTTACACAATCTGCGCACCATCGCTGCCCTGCCGCTGGTCAAGCGCCGCGGCATCGCGCGCGAGACTCTGGATATCTATGCCCCCATCGCAAATCGCCTGGGTGTTCGCCAGTGGGCAGCGGAACTGGAGGACCTTTCCTTCGAGGCCCTGTATCCACGGCGGTACCGTATCCTGTCGGCTGCGCTGCAAAAGCGGCATGGCAACCGCAAGGCGGTATTTGAGAAGATTCACGACGCGATGGTGAATCAACTCCAGCAGGAGGGGGTGCAGAGCGAGGTTACGGGTCGCGAGAAGAACGTCTACAGCATCTACAAGAAGATGAAGCAGAAGGGACTTCCCTTCGAACAGGTGCACGACATCTACGGCTTCCGCATCATCGTCGACAGTGTCGACAATTGCTATCGCACGCTGGGTATCGTGCACAATCTGTACAAGCCGATTCCCGGACGCTTCAAGGACTACATCGCCATCCCCAAGGCCAATGGCTACCAGTCCTTGCATACCGTGGTGTTCGGTCCCTTCGGTGTGCCCATCGAGATCCAGATTCGTACGCGCGACATGCATCGCGTGGCCGACGTCGGGGTCGCCTCCCACTGGCTGTACAAGAGCGGCGAGGAATCCAGCTCCAGTGCCCACGAAACCGCCCTGCGCTGGCTGAAGGATCTGCTCGACATCCAGCAGAAGGCGGGCAATCCGCGCGAATTCCTGGAACACCTGAAAGTCGACCTGTTCCCGGATGAGGTCTATGTCTTCACACCGCGGGGCGATATCAAGAAGCTGCCTCGGGGTGCCACCATCATCGACTTCGCCTACGACGTGCACACCGACATCGGCAATCGTTGTGCCGGCGCGCGCGTGAATCATGAGCTCGTGCCCTTGCGCCACGAGTTGCATAACGGCGATCACATCGAGATTCTTACTTCGGAATGGAGTCGGCCCAATCCCTCGTGGCTGGATTTCGTCATCACCGGCAAGGCGCGGGCGAACATCCGCAACTTCCTCAAGCAGCAGCAGCACGGCGAGGCCGCCCGCCTGGGTGCGCGTCTGCTCGATCGTGCCCTGGAAGGCATGCATACGAACATCGCCAATGTCGCTGCAGAACAGAAGCATATTCTGGTTCAGGAGCTGAAGTTGCCCGATTGGGATACCCTGCTCAGCGAGATCGGCCTGGGTAATCGGCAGGCGGCCCTGGTGGCGCGGCAACTCATTCCGGAGGCGGAAGAGAGTGCGGAAGGCCCGGGCAAGGGCCGGGTGCTGGCGATCCGCGGGACCGAGGGAGTGGTGGTGAATTTCGCCCGCTGTTGTCGACCGATCCCCGGTGATCCCATTCTGGGTTTTCTGTCCGCCGGCAAGGGTATTGTCGTGCATGCCGAGAACTGCCCCAACGTTGCCGAGTTCCGCAAACACCCGGAGCGCTGGATCGACGTACAGTGGGAGCCGGAAACCGAAGGTGTCTATCCGGTGAATGTCCGCATTGAGACCGCGAATCGCCGCGGTGTGCTGGCGGCCATCGCCTCCATTATCTCCGACCAGGAATCCAATATCGATTCCGTGTCCTTTGACGAGCGCGATGGCCAGTACACGACCATGAATTTCACCATCGAGGTGCGGAACCGCGCGCACCTGGCGCGCATCATGCGCGTGATTCGATCGAATGAAAGCGTGGTTCGCATCAACCGCGTCAAGGGATAG
- a CDS encoding serine/threonine-protein kinase — protein MAASSSLQHALRPGHKLNRYTIDRTIGGGGFSVVYEAIDTDSHKKVVVKEFLPLDQARRREDASIEYVSVDTTDTAAAGIRRFFNEAAALAKVDHPFIVKVRDVFRANNTVYMVMDFHKGHDLRWYVKRNSGRLSEHFIMTIFPKLLGGLAELHKNSLLHLDIKPANIYIRAGGRPLLLDFGAARQPLISRLRSGPNTLTVGYAPLEQHRNGHIGPWTDLYAIGATIYACMEGKAPVGSPDRANKDTLKPATKRFAGRYSRRLLDSVDWCLHMDQTQRPQSVSELVEFLNQEWIDEEEPGFWEKLTGRLNWPRLQR, from the coding sequence ATGGCAGCATCATCGAGCCTGCAGCACGCACTGCGACCAGGCCACAAACTGAATCGCTATACCATTGACCGCACCATCGGTGGTGGCGGATTCAGCGTGGTCTATGAAGCGATCGACACCGATAGCCACAAGAAAGTCGTGGTCAAGGAATTCCTGCCGTTGGACCAGGCGCGACGCCGCGAGGACGCCAGCATCGAGTACGTCTCGGTGGACACCACCGACACCGCAGCCGCAGGTATCCGCCGCTTTTTTAATGAGGCCGCGGCCCTGGCCAAGGTGGATCACCCGTTTATCGTCAAGGTACGCGATGTGTTCCGCGCCAACAACACGGTCTACATGGTGATGGATTTCCACAAGGGTCACGACCTGCGCTGGTACGTGAAACGCAATTCCGGCCGGCTGAGCGAACACTTCATCATGACGATCTTCCCGAAGCTCCTGGGCGGCCTCGCCGAACTGCACAAAAACAGCCTGCTTCACCTGGACATCAAGCCGGCTAATATCTACATCCGCGCCGGTGGACGGCCGTTGCTGCTGGACTTTGGCGCCGCGCGCCAGCCCCTGATCAGCCGCCTTCGCTCCGGCCCCAATACCCTGACGGTGGGCTACGCCCCGCTGGAACAGCATCGCAACGGTCACATCGGTCCGTGGACGGACCTGTATGCCATCGGCGCGACCATTTATGCCTGCATGGAAGGCAAGGCGCCCGTGGGCTCCCCCGACCGCGCGAACAAGGACACACTCAAACCCGCGACCAAACGATTTGCCGGTCGTTACTCGCGCCGCCTGCTGGACTCCGTGGACTGGTGCCTGCACATGGACCAGACCCAGCGACCACAATCTGTTTCCGAACTGGTGGAATTCCTCAACCAGGAATGGATCGATGAGGAGGAACCCGGTTTTTGGGAGAAGCTGACGGGACGACTAAACTGGCCCCGTCTTCAGCGGTAG
- the recG gene encoding ATP-dependent DNA helicase RecG, protein MGSETRPITILKGVGPNLAAKLERLGWHTVQDVLFHLPFRYEDRTRVTPVGSLRPGQAAVVLATIEAADVAYRRRRMLLCQISDGTGSLILRFFHFSGAQQNNLARGRTIRCYGEVRAGPKGLEMVHPEYEFVEATDTPVTESHLTPVYPTTEGVHQLTVRKFVAQALDRFLDGATELLPQAVLDELALPDLKTALRTVHRPQDMEDLALLEAGDHPAQQRLAFEELLAHHLSLLKLRARTRRQSAPAMTPPADRVAALRQSLPFPLTGAQERVVGEIAADLCAAHPMHRLVQGDVGSGKTVVAALAAMQAVESNFQVAIMAPTELLAEQHAANFHHWLEPLDLRVVSLSGKLRARERQHALEAIGTGAPVVVGTHALFQQGVEFAHLGLVIVDEQHRFGVHQRLALREKGSVDGRVPHQLIMTATPIPRTLAQTVYADLDVSIIDELPPGRTPVETVAVPDSRRAEVVQRVRAAAGEGRQVYWICPLIEESETLQLQTATDTELALREALPALQVSLVHGRMKPADKEAVMSRFKAREIDVLVATTVIEVGVDVPNASLMIIENSERLGLSQLHQLRGRVGRSTVQSSCVLLYQSPLGALAKQRLAAMRETNDGFEIARRDLELRGPGELLGTRQTGAQAFHIADIVRDQRLLPRVQAAARILQEQYPDRVEPVIQRWIARAEEYAHV, encoded by the coding sequence ATGGGTAGCGAAACCCGTCCCATTACCATACTGAAAGGCGTTGGACCGAACCTGGCGGCAAAGCTGGAGCGGCTGGGCTGGCACACGGTGCAGGATGTCCTGTTTCATCTCCCGTTCCGCTACGAGGATCGCACCCGCGTTACGCCCGTCGGTTCCCTGCGGCCGGGCCAGGCGGCGGTTGTTCTGGCAACGATCGAGGCGGCGGATGTGGCGTACCGGCGCCGGCGCATGTTGTTGTGCCAGATCTCCGACGGCACCGGGTCCCTCATCCTGCGTTTTTTCCATTTCAGTGGCGCACAGCAGAACAACCTGGCGCGCGGGCGGACCATTCGTTGCTACGGCGAAGTCCGGGCCGGGCCCAAGGGCCTCGAGATGGTGCATCCGGAATACGAATTCGTCGAGGCTACCGACACGCCGGTGACGGAATCCCATTTGACCCCGGTCTATCCCACGACCGAAGGCGTGCACCAGCTGACCGTGCGCAAATTCGTGGCCCAGGCGCTGGACCGCTTTCTCGACGGGGCGACCGAGTTGTTGCCGCAAGCCGTACTGGACGAGCTGGCGCTTCCGGATCTCAAAACCGCCTTGCGAACGGTACACCGTCCGCAAGATATGGAAGACCTCGCCTTGCTGGAGGCCGGCGATCACCCGGCGCAGCAACGCCTGGCCTTCGAGGAACTACTGGCTCACCACCTGAGTCTGCTCAAGCTGCGCGCCCGTACGCGCAGGCAATCGGCGCCGGCCATGACCCCGCCTGCGGACCGGGTCGCGGCCCTGCGCCAGTCGTTGCCGTTTCCCCTGACCGGGGCGCAGGAGCGGGTGGTCGGGGAAATCGCGGCCGACCTGTGTGCCGCGCACCCCATGCACCGGCTGGTGCAGGGCGATGTGGGTTCCGGCAAGACGGTGGTAGCGGCCCTGGCGGCGATGCAGGCCGTCGAGTCGAATTTCCAGGTGGCGATCATGGCCCCGACCGAATTGCTGGCGGAACAACACGCCGCGAATTTCCATCACTGGCTTGAGCCCCTGGACCTGCGGGTTGTGTCCCTGTCGGGAAAGCTGCGTGCACGCGAACGGCAGCATGCCCTGGAGGCCATCGGTACCGGGGCACCCGTGGTGGTTGGCACCCATGCCCTGTTCCAGCAGGGCGTCGAATTCGCTCATCTCGGTCTCGTCATTGTGGACGAGCAGCACCGCTTCGGCGTGCACCAGCGACTCGCCCTGCGCGAAAAGGGCAGTGTCGACGGCCGCGTGCCGCATCAGCTCATCATGACCGCGACCCCGATCCCGCGCACCCTGGCACAGACCGTGTATGCGGATCTCGACGTGTCCATCATCGACGAACTTCCACCCGGCCGTACGCCCGTGGAAACCGTGGCGGTTCCGGACAGTCGGCGTGCCGAAGTCGTGCAACGGGTGCGCGCCGCCGCCGGGGAAGGGCGGCAGGTGTACTGGATCTGTCCGCTGATCGAGGAATCCGAGACCCTGCAACTGCAAACGGCGACCGACACCGAGCTCGCCCTGCGCGAGGCCTTGCCGGCATTGCAGGTGTCCCTGGTGCATGGGCGGATGAAACCCGCGGACAAGGAAGCGGTGATGAGCCGGTTCAAGGCGCGCGAGATCGATGTACTGGTGGCGACAACGGTGATCGAGGTCGGGGTGGACGTGCCCAACGCAAGCCTCATGATCATCGAGAATTCCGAGCGCCTGGGTCTGTCACAGCTGCACCAGTTGCGCGGGCGCGTGGGTCGGAGCACGGTACAAAGCAGTTGCGTACTCCTGTACCAGTCGCCGCTGGGTGCTCTGGCCAAGCAGCGACTGGCGGCCATGCGGGAAACCAATGACGGATTCGAAATCGCCCGGCGCGATCTGGAGTTGCGCGGCCCGGGTGAACTGTTGGGCACTCGCCAGACCGGCGCACAGGCGTTTCACATTGCGGACATTGTTCGGGATCAGCGCCTGTTACCCCGGGTGCAGGCGGCGGCCAGGATTCTGCAGGAGCAGTACCCCGACCGTGTGGAACCCGTGATTCAGCGCTGGATCGCCCGGGCCGAGGAATATGCCCACGTATGA
- a CDS encoding YicC family protein, translating into MIHSMTAFGRAQADTAWGALSWEIRSVNHRFLEIGLRLPEELRGQETEIRQRVGRRLHRGKVDCTLRFSRTVDTGNGLEFDETRLSGLLRAAWDLRERDAQLEPLRVSEVLQWPGVMRTPEIDAEALGKETLTLLDQALAELLAARLREGEELARLMEQRLAAAEQIVADTRAVLPELTDAYRRRLQERLAEIRGELDPARLEQEIVLFAHKTDVHEELDRLDAHVAEVRRVIRGSGAVGRRLDFLMQELNREANTLGSKATDLRLTNASVELKVLIEQMREQVQNVE; encoded by the coding sequence ATGATTCACAGCATGACGGCCTTCGGCCGGGCGCAGGCGGACACCGCCTGGGGTGCCCTGTCGTGGGAAATCCGATCGGTTAATCACCGGTTTCTGGAGATCGGCCTGCGACTGCCGGAGGAGCTGCGTGGGCAGGAAACGGAAATCCGCCAGCGCGTTGGCCGCCGCCTGCACCGGGGAAAGGTGGACTGCACGCTTCGCTTCTCCCGCACGGTGGATACCGGGAACGGGCTGGAGTTCGACGAGACCCGGCTCAGCGGGCTGTTGCGCGCGGCCTGGGATCTGCGCGAACGCGACGCCCAGCTCGAGCCCTTGCGCGTGTCCGAGGTGTTGCAGTGGCCTGGAGTCATGCGTACGCCGGAAATCGACGCCGAGGCGCTGGGCAAGGAGACCCTGACCTTGCTGGACCAGGCCCTGGCGGAACTGCTGGCGGCGCGCCTGCGCGAAGGGGAAGAACTGGCCCGGCTCATGGAGCAACGGTTGGCGGCGGCGGAGCAGATCGTGGCCGATACCCGCGCGGTCCTGCCGGAACTGACGGATGCCTATCGCCGGCGCCTGCAGGAACGCCTGGCCGAGATCCGGGGGGAACTGGATCCGGCACGGCTGGAGCAGGAGATCGTGCTGTTCGCGCACAAGACCGATGTGCACGAGGAGCTGGATCGGCTCGATGCCCATGTGGCCGAGGTACGGCGGGTGATTCGCGGGTCCGGGGCCGTCGGTCGCCGGCTGGATTTCCTCATGCAGGAACTCAATCGCGAAGCCAATACCCTGGGTTCGAAGGCTACGGATCTGCGCCTGACCAATGCCTCGGTGGAACTCAAGGTGCTGATCGAACAAATGCGCGAGCAGGTACAGAACGTTGAGTAG
- the rph gene encoding ribonuclease PH, with protein sequence MRPSGRAPDELRDIRITRHYTRHAEGSVLVEFGATRVLCNATVEERVPGFLKGKQQGWITAEYGMLPRSTGLRMAREAARGKQSGRTMEIQRLIGRSLRAAVDLGALGERSITVDCDVIQADGGTRTASITGGCVALVDAIEGIRKKGLIEPNPLKGLVASVSCGIYKGTPVLDLDYDEDSTAETDMNFVLAEDGRFIEIQGTAEGATFTMEEMLAMTELARKGTAQLIAQQRQALGL encoded by the coding sequence ATGCGACCGAGTGGACGCGCACCCGATGAATTGCGTGACATCCGCATCACGCGGCACTACACCCGTCACGCGGAGGGTTCGGTACTGGTGGAGTTCGGTGCCACCCGCGTGCTGTGCAACGCGACCGTCGAGGAGAGAGTTCCCGGTTTTCTCAAGGGCAAACAGCAGGGCTGGATAACGGCGGAGTACGGCATGCTGCCCCGCTCCACCGGCCTGCGCATGGCACGCGAGGCCGCCCGCGGAAAACAAAGCGGACGCACCATGGAGATCCAGCGTCTCATTGGCCGCTCCCTGCGCGCCGCCGTGGATCTCGGGGCCCTGGGCGAACGCTCCATCACCGTGGACTGCGACGTAATTCAGGCCGATGGCGGAACCCGCACCGCCTCCATCACCGGCGGCTGTGTCGCCCTGGTCGATGCCATCGAGGGCATCCGCAAAAAGGGTTTGATTGAGCCCAATCCGCTCAAGGGACTGGTCGCCTCCGTATCCTGTGGCATCTACAAGGGTACACCGGTACTGGACCTGGACTATGACGAGGACTCCACCGCCGAGACCGACATGAATTTCGTGCTGGCCGAGGATGGTCGCTTCATCGAGATCCAGGGAACGGCCGAAGGCGCGACCTTCACCATGGAAGAGATGCTGGCCATGACCGAACTGGCACGCAAGGGAACGGCGCAGCTGATCGCGCAACAGCGTCAGGCCCTGGGGCTCTGA
- the rdgB gene encoding RdgB/HAM1 family non-canonical purine NTP pyrophosphatase, with translation MSARIVLASNNPGKVREIGQLLAPLELDVVPQSEFDVSEAEETGLTFVENAILKARHAATLTGLPAIADDSGIEVDALEGRPGIYSARFAGKGAGDTENLNKLLKELEGIPEEERSARFQCLMVYMRHGNDPTPIICQGTWEGRILTEARGSGGFGYDPVFLVPDRGCTSAELPAEEKNRLSHRGQALRKLLDALREAGIHG, from the coding sequence TTGAGCGCACGCATCGTCCTCGCCAGCAACAACCCGGGCAAGGTGCGCGAGATCGGGCAGTTGCTTGCGCCGCTCGAACTCGACGTCGTACCGCAATCCGAATTCGACGTGTCCGAGGCGGAGGAGACCGGCTTGACCTTCGTCGAGAACGCCATCCTCAAAGCGCGCCACGCGGCGACGCTCACGGGCCTGCCGGCCATCGCCGACGATTCCGGAATCGAGGTCGATGCCCTGGAAGGGAGACCGGGAATCTATTCCGCGCGCTTCGCTGGCAAGGGCGCGGGCGACACGGAGAACCTGAACAAGTTACTGAAGGAATTGGAAGGCATACCGGAAGAAGAGCGCAGCGCCCGTTTCCAGTGCCTGATGGTGTACATGCGCCACGGAAACGACCCCACCCCCATCATCTGCCAGGGAACCTGGGAAGGCCGAATCCTGACCGAGGCCCGCGGCAGCGGCGGCTTCGGATACGACCCGGTGTTCCTCGTACCGGATCGCGGCTGCACCTCGGCTGAATTGCCTGCGGAAGAAAAGAACCGCCTTAGTCATCGTGGTCAGGCGCTGCGCAAACTGCTCGATGCCCTGCGCGAGGCTGGCATACACGGCTAG
- a CDS encoding protein phosphatase 2C domain-containing protein translates to MKYQIADYSLRGGRSGNQDRAAYAERDNSVLVVLADGLGGHEGGELAAELLVQRTIRSFQSIRRPVIEQPSAFLALSILQAHNAINAMGGAQKPPIQPRTTCVLLLVQDGYAYWAHVGDSRLYLFRDGKVKTRTRDHSVTQKLHEEGVLSEEEMKDHPEKSRLLKCVGGPHEPSIRLGRETRMHKGDTLLLCSDGLWEAMDVDEIQSFLSGGDLEDGLVDMLLEAESKMGSSSDNITAACLRWNDATTTAPSRQHGTAGEVDQAALWAQATAGRGGEATTSAEEPLPNLKTSKSLDEEIGKLESFLDDYLSKR, encoded by the coding sequence GTGAAGTACCAGATCGCCGACTACAGCTTGCGTGGTGGCCGCAGTGGCAATCAGGATCGCGCGGCCTATGCCGAACGGGACAACTCCGTCCTCGTCGTATTGGCGGATGGCCTCGGCGGTCACGAGGGCGGAGAACTCGCGGCCGAGCTTCTGGTACAGCGCACGATCCGTTCCTTCCAGTCCATCCGCCGGCCGGTGATCGAACAGCCATCCGCTTTCCTGGCGCTGAGCATCCTGCAGGCCCACAACGCCATCAATGCCATGGGGGGCGCCCAAAAACCACCGATTCAACCGCGCACCACCTGCGTGCTGCTACTGGTGCAGGACGGTTACGCATACTGGGCCCATGTCGGGGATTCACGCCTGTATCTGTTTCGCGACGGAAAGGTCAAAACCCGCACGCGTGATCACTCGGTGACGCAGAAGCTACACGAAGAGGGCGTGCTCAGCGAAGAAGAGATGAAGGACCACCCGGAGAAGAGCCGTCTGCTCAAATGCGTCGGCGGTCCGCATGAACCCTCCATCCGCCTGGGGCGGGAGACCCGGATGCACAAGGGTGACACCCTGCTGCTTTGCTCCGATGGCCTGTGGGAGGCGATGGACGTGGACGAGATCCAGAGCTTTCTGTCCGGCGGGGATCTTGAGGACGGGCTCGTGGACATGTTGCTGGAGGCGGAATCCAAGATGGGTTCCTCTTCCGACAACATCACCGCCGCCTGCCTGCGCTGGAACGACGCGACCACGACCGCGCCCTCGCGCCAGCACGGCACCGCGGGCGAGGTGGACCAGGCGGCGCTTTGGGCCCAGGCCACCGCCGGGCGCGGGGGCGAAGCCACCACGTCGGCCGAAGAACCGCTTCCGAACCTGAAGACATCCAAATCCCTGGACGAGGAGATCGGAAAACTCGAATCCTTCCTCGATGATTACCTGTCAAAACGGTAA
- a CDS encoding chorismate lyase yields MTALPPAAGPFRYHPDPVWKPRGRIRQGQLPADLRPWLLDTASLTQRVISICSGQFSVRVLSQRWTRPMRNECLRLGMQAGGHALVRQVELLCNDVPLVYARTVIPRSTLRGRAQRLAKLGSRSLGATLFADPAMRRSELELVRLSKRDALFARLVDLDHAKADCLWGRRSVFTLSGKPLLVSEIFLPEIRGKRF; encoded by the coding sequence ATGACAGCACTACCCCCCGCAGCAGGTCCGTTCCGCTATCATCCCGATCCCGTCTGGAAGCCCCGGGGGCGGATTCGTCAGGGCCAGTTGCCGGCGGACCTTCGGCCCTGGTTGCTGGACACCGCGTCCCTCACCCAGCGCGTCATCTCGATCTGCAGCGGTCAGTTCAGTGTCCGTGTATTGTCGCAACGCTGGACCCGGCCCATGCGCAACGAATGTCTGCGTCTCGGCATGCAGGCCGGTGGCCACGCCCTGGTGCGCCAGGTGGAGCTTCTGTGCAATGACGTCCCCCTGGTTTATGCGCGTACGGTCATTCCCCGTTCCACGCTGAGGGGCCGGGCGCAGCGCCTGGCGAAGCTCGGATCGCGGTCGCTCGGTGCCACCCTGTTCGCCGATCCCGCCATGCGTCGCAGCGAGCTGGAACTGGTTCGTCTGAGCAAGCGCGACGCCTTGTTCGCCCGTCTGGTGGATCTGGATCACGCCAAGGCGGACTGCCTGTGGGGCCGCCGATCGGTCTTCACCCTCTCGGGCAAACCCCTACTGGTGAGCGAAATCTTTTTGCCGGAGATCCGGGGAAAGCGCTTTTGA